One Takifugu rubripes chromosome 19, fTakRub1.2, whole genome shotgun sequence genomic window carries:
- the LOC105419068 gene encoding uncharacterized protein, protein MSTGDSDEPMDLSETPTTSQENSEQDKNVLQATLRIQWPDDDDLDRRKFVLQKILQTWASTPKKEPTDEVTCHVLNMSEDKTEVVVSIEPPPDVSELVALKGQTLHGKDGKSLTVTGVSWVGAEDVVPNAPLQLPPEPKYEREQVDEENCVGPPTAGGEYLDLKAEVFQALWSPNTNEIRRIEERNNCTLEAKVVFAKGKGEGNPDRALCEFKALLQSLSGQPHGSGIAPKRPYPEAKDTMTRNDKPEDEWLVQSSLEQNGPSQNREFSSGASGSVDVPLYQQKPGEVKMNISDPLFSGGITIDESTWKLMTTSYRDPFHEIQRKFGVQLVDSIDGHGKVRVQAAKGKNAALESHAVRALLHLCRTIMTSLFNINQPRGAMGFTGPQENMPKLKGQSGDSVVKNKCTTGDDSNVNTCPICLDKMTDGRQLDCTHEFCHKCLLQAVNSMGPRCPVCKHVFGMMVGNQPDGTMTTNIISTTLPGFTKCDTIVINYNIPSGIQTEKHQNPGMPYEGAWRKAFLPNNKEGKEVLQLLRKAFDQKLIFTIGESRTTSANNQVTWNDIHHKTSMKGGPSSFGYPDPDYLKRVRAELKDKGIE, encoded by the exons ATGTCGACCGGAGACAGCGACGAGCCGATGGAC CTATCAGAGACGCCAACAACATCTCAAGAG AATTCAGAGCAGGACAAGAATGTCCTCCAAGCCACGCTCCGTATCCAGTGGCCTGATGATGACGACCTGGACAGAAGGAAATTTGTTCTGCAGAAAATCCTCCAGACCTGGGCCAGTACCCCCAAGAAGGAACCCACAGACGAAGTAACATGTCATGTGTTGAACATGTCTGAGGACAAGACGGAGGTAGTGGTGTCGATCGAACCGCCTCCAG ATGTGTCTGAGCTTGTGGCGCTGAAGGGACAGACGCTGCACGGTAAAGACGGAAAATCGCTGACGGTAACGGGTGTTAGTTGGGTTGGAGCCGAGGATGTTGTCCCCAACGCACCTCTCCAGCTGCCGCCAGAGCCAAAATAC GAAAGGGAACAAGTGGATGAAGAAAACTGTGTCGGCCCTCCAACGGCAGGTGGTGAATATTTGGACCTCAAAGCAGAGGTTTTCCAGGCACTGTGGAGCCCCAACACGAACGAAATCCGCCGCATTGAGGAAAGAAACAACTGTACCTTGGAAGCGAAGGTGGTGTTTGCTAAAGGCAAAGGAGAGGGAAATCCAGATAGAGCGCTCTGTGAGTTCAAGGCTCTTCTCCAGAGTTTATCAGGTCAACCCCATGGCTCTGGTATTGCCCCAAAGCGTCCCTATCCAGAGGCGAAAGACACGATGACAAGAAATGACAAACCCGAGGACGAATGGCTTGTTCAGTCCTCTCTGGAACAAAATGGGCCAAGTCAAAACAGAGAGTTTTCCAGCGGTGCCTCAGGTTCAGTTGATGTTCCACTGTATCAGCAGAAGCCAGGCGAGGTTAAAATGAACATTAGTGACCCTTTATTTAGTGGGGGAATAACCATAGACGAGAGCACCTGGAAACTGATGACTACATCCTATAGGGATCCCTTCCATGAAATTCAAAGAAAGTTCGGTGTGCAGTTGGTCGATTCCATTGACGGCCACGGCAAAGTCAGGGTCCAAGCGGCTAAAGGGAAAAATGCGGCGTTGGAGAGCCATGCTGTCAGGGCCCTTTTGCATCTGTGTAGGACGATTATGACCTCTCTATTCAACATTAACCAGCCCAGGGGTGCCATGGGCTTCACCGGCCCACAGGAGAACATGCCAAAGTTGAAAGGCCAGTCAGGAGACAGCGTGGTCAAAAACAAATGCACGACAGGAGATGACAGCAATGTAAACACCTGTCCCATATGTTTAGACAAAATGACAGACGGAAGACAGCTTGACTGTACACATGAATTCTGCCATAAATGCCTCCTTCAGGCAGTAAACAGCATGGGGCCGCGCTGCCCTGTGTGCAAACATGTCTTTGGTATGATGGTGGGCAATCAGCCAGATGGAACAATGACAACAAACATAATCAGCACAACACTCCCTGGATTCACTAAATGTGACACTATAGTCATCAACTATAATATTCCAAGCGGAATACAGACG gaaaaacaccaaaatCCAGGAATGCCGTACGAGGGTGCTTGGAGAAAGGCGTTTCTGCCAAACAACAAGGAAGGTAAagaggtgctgcagctgctgaggaaaGCATTTGACCAgaagctcattttcacca